The stretch of DNA CTCCATTTCGCTGCCGTCCTGGAATGACGATGCCAGGACGCGGTAGACGACTTTGGTCATCGCGCTCCCGCCAACGCCGATCGGAACGAGCCGGCCGGTGCCGGGCTCCGGCACGAGGGCATCGGCGGGGACACGGATGGATTGCCGCGTCGATTGCTCCGTAGGCCGAACCTCCGCGCGATTGGGAGCCCACAGACTGTTGTACGGGACGGCTAAAAACGCATCGTCGCCGACGATCGCCCACACCAGCCGGCCGGGCGCGTCCGTGAACCCGGCAACCGGGTTCCAGGCTGCGGTTGCGCGGATGTCGATGCCCAGTCGGAGCCAGCCATTCCATGGCAGGTCCTTGAGCTTGAGCGTCCGCAGGACGACGGCTGAGTTGAATCCGAACTGCGAGTCGACCGCTATATTCTCGATCCCGTTGGAAAAGTCGTCGCTGTAGAACTCGCGCCGGAGCCGATAGCCAATCACCGCGCGGTCGCAACCGCGGGTCAGCTCCGTTATCAGGTCGCGTGCGATGTTGAGGTGATCAGCGGGGTCTCTGTAATCCGCTTCGACTAGCCGCCCATAGAGCTCGTCGGCGTGTTTACGATCAACCTCGCCGCTGACGGCGGGATACAGCAGGTGATAAGCTTGGAACCAGCCCTCCTTGATCCAGGGCGGTGCTGGCCAGGCATTAAAGCCAACATTGGCGGCGCGCAGCACCTCGTTGACCGCAACCTCGTCGAAGCGGACGTCCCAGTCTGTCGGATGAAGCGCAAGTCGGTGAAGTACCATGTCCTCGCTGCCGGCGTCTTGCGCGCGCACGGTCACCGGGGCATCGACGTCAGCGGTAATCAACGCGGAGGGTTTCGTGTCTGCGCCGCGATCCGCATGACCGATGTAGTCCGCATGATACGGCGTGATCGGGTAGCGGTGCGGAACCACGTCCGGATCTGACACCAGAGCATTCGCGGCATTTTCGATCGCGCGACAGCGCGCTTCACGCACCTGCACGCGCTGCGGATTGACGCTGACGGTGATGAATGAGCGCAGTGAAACGACTGACTTGAGGTGCGACGGCGTTTCTCCTGAAAACTGCGGGGTGGCGCCGAGATAGGCGTGGAGCGGGTCCTTGGCGTTGCTGAATTCTCGGGCCGCCGCTCCGGGATCGAGCGGCTCGATGCGGATTTCCTGCGGGTAGAACGAGGGATAGTACGGCACCTCATGCCCGGCCTGCGCCGCCGGCGCAGTGGCGCACAGCAGCATCGCTGCGAGCGTGCCGCTTTGCATGAGGGGTCTTCGCACGGACATCACGACCCTCGAGGCAACGCCGGCCCTGAAACAAACCGACCACGCCCTCGCGGAACGAAGGCATGGTTGGTGGATGGGCAAGCTTCAGGCCACCTGTGGCCAAGTCTCCTTGATCCAATTGTAGGTCGACGTCGGATCGTTGTGCGAGGTGCCCGGCTTCGGCCAGTTCGGCGGCGCCGTGATGTTGCGGATCGGGATTGTGATCATCCTGCCCGGATCGAGTATCTGGAACGGGTACTCGGCCACGTTCTTGCTGAACCCGGTCACCGCGTCCTTGTAGCCCTGGTGATTGTCGGGCCGGATGTAGAGATAGCCCGCTGCGGTCTCGAAATACATGCCTTCGAGCTGGCTGATGATCGCCTCTTCGTCCGGCCAGCCGCCGACGAGCCTGTTCGCTTTCTCGACCGCCGTACGGTACATATGAAGCGTGTGGTACGCGCCATCCGACTGGAAGTTCGGATACTCGTTCCAGCGCTTGAAATACTTCTCCACGAAGGTCTTGTTGGCCGGCCAGCGATTTCCCGGCGGGAAGGTGAAGTAGTAGTTGGAGTGGACGCCAGCGATGACACCTTCCGGGTGATCCTTGCCGATGGCGTGCGGCGCGACGCCGAAGGCGATCGTGCTGGCGAACTTGGCAATGTTGAACATGCCGTAGCGCAGCGCCTGTTTGTAGAGCGCCACATAGTCACCGCCCCACACCGACGACATGATCAGGTCCGGATTCGAGGACATCGTTTTTGTGATGTGCGCCGTGAAGTCGGTCGTGCCGAGCTTCGGCCAGGCTTCCGATACGACCTCGGCGCCGGGCACCAGTTTCTTGTAGGCGATCATGAAGTGGTCGAAGGCGTTGCGGCCGTAAGAGTAGTCGGGATGGATGTGGGCGATCTTCTTTGCGGTTGGCCAAGTCTGCGCGGCCGCGACCGCGCAGGTCACGCCGTCGGCCGACTGGATGTTGGTGATGCGGAACGCGAACTTGGGGTTCGGCACCGCCTTGTCCCACAAGAAGTCGGTGCAGCCGTCAACGAAGATGGTGAGCAGACCGAGTTCCTCGGCGACCGGTCCGAGCGCGGGGGTATTGCCGCTCGATATGACGCCGGTGAACATGTCGATCTTCTCGGAGAGCTTCATGCGGCGAAGCTCTTTCACGTTGGCGTCGGTGCCGGCGTTCTCGTCCGCCGTGATGGTCTCGATCTTACGTTTGCCGAGAATTCCGCCCTGCGCGTTGATCTCCTCGGCGGCCAGCATGTGGCCCTTGAGCGAGGGCTCTCCGAGCACTGCCGCGGGGCCGGTAAGGAAGGTCATGTGGCCGAACTTGAGCGGGGTGGCGGGAATATTCCCCTTCGGAGGCCTGTCGACCTGCGCCACGGCCGGAACAATCGCCGGCACCGTTGCTGCCGCGGCCCCTACCGTAATACCTAGACTATTCAGGAAATTTCTGCGATTCAGCTGCTGCTGCGTCATGGACCGTCCTCCGTTTCGAGGGTCGGGTGCGACGCTCCCGCCACGCGCGGAGCACACACCTCCGGCCTTTTCGTGGCTTATTACAACATCTTAGTCTCGCGGCGCCTCCGAGTAAATCAACTTCCGCCGATTTCGAGCGCAATCGCGAACCGGCGATGTCGGAGCTTAACGCGAGGCTACACCTTGAAGCGTGGATCGAGGCAAGCTGTCGCCAAACAAATTGAAGGCGAATACTGCAATGCTGATGGCAACGCCCGGGACAAAATCATCCACGGCGCCTGACGGTAAAAGTCAGCGGCGTTACCCGACAGCATCAGGCCCCAGGCCGCGGTCGGCTCCTGCACGCCGAGCCCCAGGAAAGACAGCGATGCCTCCGCCAGGATCGCTGAACATCGATCAGGTCTCTCGCACCTTCCCTGCGCGTCAGGGCAATGTGCCGACGCGGGCTCTGGAACCGATTGATCTCAGCGTCGGCGATAATGACTTCGTCACCATCCTCGGCCCGTCGGGCTGCGGAAAATCAACGCTGCTCCTTCTCGACGGTCCGATGGACGGAGTATCCTTCCTCGCCTGGGTCGAGCAGATGTTGGCGCCAACCTTGCGGCCAGGCGACATCGTCGTCATGGACAATCTGTCCGCCCACAAGGTCGCGAGCATCAGGCAAGCTATTGAAGCCTGCGGCGCCGAACTCCACTATCTGCCGCCTTACAGCCCCGATCTCAATCCGATCGAAAATGCCTTCGCCAAGCTCAAGGCGCATGCGCGAAAGTCCGCCGCGCGAACCCTCGACGCACTCGATCGAGCCGCCGCCAGCGCATTGCGACGCTTTAAATCCGGCGAATGCGCTTCGCTCACGCCGGATACGGCTTGGATTGAGAGGAACCTGCTCTAGGCTAGCCGATCACTAACTCTCGCGCACAATTCCACGAACCCAAGGTCCGCTTCAATCCGCGCCGAGATATGCCGCCTTGACCTTCGGATCGGACAACAGCGCCGCCGCTGCGCCGGTCGATGCGATTCGGCCGGTCTCCAGCACGTAGCCGCGGTCGGCGATTTCGAGCGCCGCGGTGACGTTCTGCTCGACCAGCAGCACGGTGATGCCGCTCGCCTTCAGCGCCACGATGGCGGCGAGGATCTGGTCGACGAGAATGGGCGACAGCCCCAGCGACGGCTCGTCGAGCAACAGCAGTTTGGGTTTTCCCATCAGCGCGCGGCCGATTGCCAGCATCTGCTGCTGACCGCCGGACAACCCGCCGGCGGCGAGGTGGCGCTTCTCGCGCAGCACCGGGAACATCTCAAACACCCGCTCGCGGTCCTGCTCGATCTCGCTGTCGCGGCGCATGTAGGCGCCGAGCCGCAGATTATCCTCGACGCTCAAGGGGCCGAACACCTGCCGCCCCTCCGGCGACTGCGTCATGCCGCGCTCGACGCGGCGGTGCGGTGGCAATTTGTCGATGCGCGCGCCGAGGAAGCGGATTTCGCCTTCGCTAATCGGCTGCACGCCCGACAGCGCGCGCAACAGCGTGGTCTTGCCGGCGCCGTTGGAGCCAATCAGCGCCACCACCTCGCCTGTGCGCACCTCGAGGCTGACGCCCTTCAGCACCTCGATGCGACCGTAGGCGCTGTGTAGGTTCGAAACCTCAAGCACGTGCCGCCTCCCCCGCCCCGTGTTTGCCGAGATAGGCCTCCAGCACCGCCGGGTTGTCGCGCACTTCGCGCGGCGTACCTTCTGTCAGCGGCCGGCCGCGCTCCAGCACCAGGATCCGGTCAGAAATCTTCATCACCAGCTTCATGTCGTGCTCGACCAGCACCACCGCGATGCCTTTTGCAGCAACCCGGCGCACCAGCTGATCGATCTCTTCAGTTTCCACCGCGTTGCAGCCGGCCGCCGGCTCGTCGAGCAGCAGCACGCGCGGCTCGGCGGCGAGCGCGCGGGCGATTTCGAGCCGCTTACAGGCGCCGTACGGCAGCGATCCGGCCAATTGATCGGCGCTGCCACGCAGGCCCACACTGTCGAGCAGTGCCAGCGCCGCCTCGCGTGTTGCGCGGTTCTGCCGCGTCACCGACGGCAGCCGGAACAGGTCGGAAAGCAGATGACACCTTTCGCGCAAATGCCGTCCGACCATCACGTTCTCGGCGGCGGTCATGCGCTGGAAAATCTGTAGGTTCTGGAAAGTGCGCGACAGGCCAAGGGTGGCTAGCGCCTCCGGCGCACGCCCGGTCACGTCTTCTCCCATCAGCTCGACGCGGCCCTGATCCGCCTCGTAGAGACCCGACACCACATTGAACAGCGTGGTCTTGCCTGCGCCGTTCGGCCCGATGATGGAGAGAATCTGGCCCGCATCGACAGCGAAGCTGACGCCGTCGATGGCTTTGATGCCGCCGAACGAAATTCCGATGTTGCTGGCAGCCAGGATCGTCATGCGCGCACCCGCCTTGCCAGCCATTTCGACGCGGTGGGCACGATGCCGTCGCGCATGAAGATCATCGACACAATGATGATCAGGCCGAGCAGCACATGCTCATACTCCTGGAACACCGTCAGCACCTGCGGCAGCGTGATCAGGACAGCGGCGCCGATGATACTGCCGACCACCGAGCCGAGCCCGCCCAGCACCACCATGGTGACGAGCTCGACCGAGTGCAGGAAGCCGGCCTGATCCGGATTGATGAAGCCGTTCATCATCGCGAGCATGGAACCCGCCAGCGACGCATAGACCGCCGCAATGACGAAGGCCTGTAGCTTGAAGCGGGCGACGTCGATGCCGGCGACGCGCGCGGCGACTTCGCTATCGTGCAAAGCGCGAAAGGCGCGGCCGGTCGGCGTCTCGCCGAGATTGAGTGCGATCCAGGTGCCGACGACCAGCACGCTGCCGGAGATCCAGTACCAGGTGCTCGATCCACTGGCGCGCCATCCGAACAGCGACAATTTTGCCACCGACATGCCGTCCGGCCCGCCGGTCCAGCGGCTTTCGGTGGTGATCACCAGCGCCACCAGCACGCCGAGGCCGAGCGTCGCGATCGCGAGGTAATGCCCTTTCAGGCGCAGGATCGGACGGCCGACGAGCCAGGCCGACGCTGCCGAGATCACCGCGCCGATGAGCAGCGCACCCCACGACGGCAGGCCGAGATGCGCCGGCCCGATCGCGACCGCATAGGCACCGATGCCGAAGAACCCGGCATGGCCGAGGCTGACCTGGCCCGCCTGCCCCATCAGGATGTTGAGGCCGATAGCCGCGAACGCCGACACCCACACCAGCGATGCGACGCGAAAGTAATAGCTGGACGGAAACAGCAGCGGCAGCACGATCACGATCGCGGCCAGCACGATCAGCGTCACACTGCGATGGCCGAACCATGCCGGCATCAGACCCTCTCCACCACGCGCCGCCCGAACAGGCCTTGCGGCATGGCGAACAGCACGACGAGAATGACGATGAAGGCGAACGCATCCTTGTAGGTCGAGCTGATGTAGCCTGCCCCGAACGCCTCGAGCAGGCCGAGCAGGAGCCCGCCCGCCACCGCGCCGAGCGGATTGCCCATGCCGCCGAGCATCGCCGCAGCAAAACCTTTCAGCGCGAGCAGTGTACCGACGTCATAGCTCGTCAGGGTGATCGGCGTGATCAGGATGCCGGCGATGGCGCCGATGGCCGCCGATCCGCCGAACGCCAAGGCCATCACCGTTGCGGTGTTGATCCCGACGAGGCGCGCCGCCAGCCGGTTCGCCGCGGTGGCGAGCACCGCCTTGCCGAGCACAGTGCGTTCAAGAAACGCGTACAGCAACAAGACGATCACCGCGGTGCCGCCGAGCACCCAGAAACTCTGCGGCTGCACCGCGGCGCCGAACAGATTGACCGGCGTGTCGCCGGAGAACGACGGCAGCTTGTGGAATTGCTTGTCGAAAAGGATCTGCGCCGCGCCGCGCAGCAGGATCGAAGCGCCGATGGTGATGATGATCAAAGTGACGGCGGAGGCGCCGCGCGCCGGCTCGATCGCAAGCCAATACAGCAGAAGTCCGACGGCAACGGCGGCGACAACTGCAATGAGCGCCGCGAGCGGCAGCGGAACGCCGGCGGCGGTAACAAACACCGTCACCATGCCGCCCAGCATGACGAACTCACCCTGCGCAAAATTCACTACGTCGGAGGCGTTGTAGACCAGCGTGAAGCCGAGCGCGACCAGCGCATAGACCGCGCCCACGGTCAGCCCCGACATCAGGAATTGGAAAAATTCGGCCATGACCCTCAGCGGCTCGCGTTGCCGCGCGTTCAAGCATTGCGGTGGCCTCATCCTTCGAGACGGCGCTTCGCGCCTCCTCAGGATGAGGGTCTGGTGTCATATTTTCTGCGTCATACGCGGGCTTGCCCCGCGTATCCATTTCTTGCAGCGCGCATCTATCTCCTTGAATAAAGATGGATTGCCGGATCAAGTGCAGCGCGCTCCCTCTTCCCTCATGGTGAGGCGCGCGGCGCAGTCGCGCGTCTCGAACCATGAGGCCGTTAGCCCTGGAGTCTCGAACGCGATCATGCCTCAGGTCCCCGGCGCCAGCAGGCTCCAGTCGCCGCCCTTGATTTCGAGCGTGCGGAACGCCGAGAGATCGAGCCCGAGGTGGTCGGTAGGCGACATGTTAACCACGCCGCCGGTGCCGACAAACCCCTTGGTCTTCTCGATTTCGTCGCGCAGCTTTTTCGGGTCGGTCGAATTCGCCCGCTTCATGGCCTCGACCAGGATGAAGAGGCCGTCATAGGCATGGCCGCCGAAGGTCGAGACCGGCTGCTTCGTGGTGTCTTCATAGGTCTTCTTATAGTCGACCACGACCTTCTTCTGCGGATCGCTGTCCGGCAGCTTGTCACCGACAAGCAGCGCTGCCGCCGGCAGGCGCACGCCTTCCGCCGCCGGGCCTGCGAGCTCGATGAAGCTCTTCGAGGCCACGCCATGGCTTTGATAGAGCGGCGTCGCGGTCATGCCGAGCTGGGCGTAGTTGCGGGTCACGATCGCCGGGCCCTGGCCGAAGCCGGCATTGACCACCGCCTGGATCCCGGCGGTGTTCTTGATCTTGGTCAGCTGCGCGGTCATGTCGCTGTCGCGCGGACCGTAGGTCTCTTCGGTGATGATCTGGATGCCGTAGTTCGGCGCCACCTTGGTGCACTGCGCCCGCATCGACGTGCTAAAGCCTTCAGTGCCGGAGATCATGGCGATCTTCGTCAGGTTGCGCTGCTTCAGGTTCTCGAAGATTTTTTCGCAAGCCATCCTGTCGGTGTGCGGCGTCTTGAAGACATACTTGCGGACCGGCTCGATGATTTCGATCGCGCCGCCCAGCGAAATGAGCGGCACCTGCGCTTCCTCGAACACCGGAATCATCGCCATGGTGGTGCCGGTGGTCGATCCGCCCACCATCGCCACGACCTTGTCGTCCTCGATCAGCCGGGTGGCAAAGGTGCGTGCCTTGTTGGCGTCGCCGCCGTCGTCATAGATCACGAGCTCGATCTTCTTGCCGCCGACGCCGCCGGTGCTGTTGATCTTGTCGACGTACATCCGCAGCGTCTTGTCCTCCGGCTCGCCGAGGAACGAGGCCGGGCCGGTGATCGAGAGGATCGAACCGATCTTGATGGTCTGCTGCGCAAATGCGGGAAGGCACAGCGCCAGGCCGAGCGCGCCGGCCCCAACAAGACGTTTCACGGCTGAGAGTGGTGTCATGAGTTCCTCCTGGTTTCGGGGTGCTCGTTTTTGCAGAGGGCTTGCCCGGCGCATCCATTCGAGGGATGAGCGGCTTCCCTCCTCAATATATTCGACCGAACGGATCAGCGCCGTCAGAAACTATCACGGTGGGCGGACGTATTTCCTTATGTCAACGGCGGCCTGTTCGCCGGCAGCTCAGGATGTCCGCGCTTCAGTCGCATCGCCGGCTTCATTCCCACCCGCAACTGAATTCACGAAAGCGATATATTCATTTTACCACCGCGCGCGGTGCGCGCGAAGTGCCGACTCGATTGCACCTGCCCGGAGACGAGCTATTCAGGCGACGAACGACGCAGGTGCACCGCGCACACTGCGGCGCAGCAATTCATGAACTCATTAGTGAAGTCAGTGGTTCGAGCTGAGCGCTGGCTGTCCCTGTCGGAAATAAAGGCTCACCTATCACTACACGAACCAAGAAAATGGGATTGGTCCTGCGCCGCTACTGTACCAACGCCTGCCAGAGCTGCGCCCTCAAGCACGACGGATCACCCGATGAGAGCAGGAACACGTTCCCGAGGCGGTCCAACGCCGGCTCGACGAACATCCGCAGAAGATGCGTCAGCGCCGCGAAACCGTCGCACCCCTTCGGCAACGATCAAGGCCCGGATGGGAGCGACCCACTTCCTGGTGACGTTGCCCCCGGGTTGCTGCCGAGATGGCCTGCACGTATTGGCCTACAACCTCACGCGCATCATGAACATCGTGGGCGTCCGACCGCTGCTGGCGGCGATGCGGGCATAGTCGTCGCAGAGCCGATCAAGACGGCTGGAATCTGCATCAGGAGCCGTTCCAGACAGAAAAGGCCGCCAAACACGGCAAGATGACCAAAGACGGCGCTTCGCTGAAATCGCGAGTCGTCAGTGCTTCTGCCAGGGCGTTTTCACACAACCAAGACCCCAAGCGGACGCTCCGCGCAACTTAGTGCATACAGTTGGCGTCACCCCTGAGTTGCTCCAATAGCGCCTTGGCTTCCTTCAGAACCGGCATGTCGAAGCCTTCGGCGAACCCAGCCGTAGATCGGCTACCTGGCTATGCTGCCGCGGGTTTCATCTTCCGATTGGCTTCCAGCCTTCGATCGACCAGTGCCACTATTGCATCAACGGCGGGGTGCCTCATGCCCTTCTGCTTCGCGGCAAGTTGAACGAGCTTGTCCGCGCGCTCGATATTCGGGGCACCGTTGTTCAGGGCGCGGGCGGCAGAGGCGGGACGCGACAGGCTCTCCGCCGCCGCGTACTTTTCGAAAGGCACCAATTCGTCACGCGAGGCACCAATCCTGACACATACGTCGAGCACGAAATCGTAGATGGAGCGCGACGCTTCCAGATCCGAATGAACGGCCTCCCGGGCGGTCCGCATCCCGTTCTCGGTTATGCACCGGTAGTTCCCGGCCATCAGCATGGCCCACTTGGCCAAGGGTACGAAGATCGAGTCATAGAACCGCAACTTCACCGGCAATTGTATCCTGCCCTCGGGAGCATCGAAGCGCGCAGCATCGATCTCCTTCTCCAACCGCCGCACGATCTCGTTCCCCTTCTCGACATCGAAGCGGGCGACCTTGAAGTTCGTCGGCAGAGTCACTTGCAGTACGTTGGCCTTTTCGTCCGGCGGCCTTATTGCCTGGGGATCGGGACTGCAGAGCGTCAGGGTAGCGGGGTCAAATTCCTCCCAGACTTCCGGCGCCGTATAAGCGGGCTTAAGCAGTTCGGAATCTATCCCAGGAACGCGCCTCATATAGGGAAACGGCGGCATGTTCATGATCGACATACACGGCACCCGCGATGTCGCCACAGCGTTCATAAGCTCCCGCACTCCGGGCGATCCATATTGGGGCTCCTGCATCGCAAGGCCGATGAGATCATATTCGCGAGGGTCGACGTCCGTCGCTCCCGCCGCCGACACTCGGCCGGGCATCTTGCGAGCTCGATGGGTTCGCTCCAGCCGCGGATCGGAATCCGAACACGAAACCCTTCGGAATTGATCAGATCTGCCTCGGCCGGAAGACAGACAAGTTTCACCGAATGCGCGCCGAGCAGAATCTTCGACGCGAGCAACGAACCGTATGAAGCGCCTAGGATGAGAATGTTGTATGTCGACATCGTCGGGTTTCCTTTGAGATCTTAGCTCGGGTTTATTGCGGCCTGCTTTGTGCCATCGGCCGGCTCGATGCCACGGGTGCGGTGACGACAAGCGGCACATCCGGCCGAACCGTGACGACTGCAGCTGCGCCGGCCAACCGGATTCCTAGACCCGAGGCGAACAGTACGGTCCCGTTGGCGGTTGGATCAACGCGCCAGCCTAACGCCCCTAGAGAAACGACGCCCGCGAAGCCGATACTCATTGATGACGTACGGCTGGTGACGCCTACCCGGGTACGGACGACCGTTTTCGACAAGCGCCGAGAGTCCGCGCACGCGATAATCCGGCGTCAAGCAGAGCTCATCCATTTGCTCCGTTCGCGTACTGAGCACAAGCACCCGAATTTCCGAATGTGCCTACCCCGGAGCTCATCCAAGGATAGTTCTTCGTCAGGTTCGTGTTGGCTTCCGGGGATGGAATAGCTCTTCGACGGACTGTTTCGGTTCCTTGATTCGAGAGCGGTCCTTGCGATCGTTCTTCTGTGCTTCGAGCTTCTGCAGGAAACGGAAACGCGGCGATCGGGTCGCGTGCCCCGATCGGCCGTGCTTGGTCATGCCGAAACCCTTTTGGCCGCCATGCGTCATTTGATCACCAACGAAAGCTGTGCGGCTCATTTCTTGCACCGGGAGCCGCCACCGGGGCCAAGCTTCATGCGGTTCGCCGAAAGCACAATTAGGGGGAAAGGATAGCCCTGATCGTCAAAAGGCGCGAGGCTGGGACTGGTGACTGACCGCCCGGAATGGAAGCCGCTGTTGGCCGAGATGGAGGCCAAAGGTGTTCCCCGTACCGTCGCGGACGTGCTCTCGATCGGGTTGATCGTTCGCAGGTGCAACCAATACTCAGGCGGGAAGTCGTAGAACGCCACGAGGGCGTCGCGATCCTTGATCGGGCAATCGACGGCCTTCTGGCAGCCCTCCTGCGTCGCGCCATTGATGACCAGGTGCATTGCGCCTGGTCCGCCAGCCGGGCCGACGCGTTGAAGGCAGTGGTCCAAATTGTCTCAGTACTAAAGGAATGGTTTGACTTGCGACCAAAAGATTCGAAAAATCAAGACCCTAAAAGGAAGGCGGGTCAGGTCAACGGCTGAAAGGCCGTCTGTGCGTGACCGATGATGAGAGGCGCGAGGTGTCCAGGCTTCTCGAGATAGACAGTTTGCAAACCTACTTCCTCTCGGCGGCCGGTGTGGTCAAGGCCGTCGACGGTATCAGCTTTGATGTCAATCAGGGCGAAACAATCGCCGTCGTGGGCGAGTCCGGATGCGGCAAGTCCGTCAGTGCGCTCTCGATCCTGCGGCTGGTCGCCGATCCGCCCGGCCGCATCATTGGTGGCAGCATTCGCTTCCAGGACAGAGACCTTCTCAAGCTGAGCGATGAGGAAATCCGAAGGGTCCGAGGCAAGGACATTGCCATGGTATTTCAGGAGCCGATGACCTCGCTCAATCCAGTACTGACGATCGGGCGACAGCTCACCGAGACCATGGAGCAGCACCTCGACGTGACCCGAGACCAAGCGGTCGCGCGTGCGATCGAGCTGTTGGGCATGGTGGGGATATCGGATCCGGAGCGTCGACTCAGGCAGTACCCGCACCACTTCAGTGGTGGCATGCGCCAACGCGTGATGATCGCTATGGCCTTGTGTTGCGAGCCCAAGCTGATCATTGCCGACGAGCCGACAACTGCGCTCGACGTGACGGTTCAGGCGCAGATTCTCGAGCTGATGAAGGATCTGACGCGGCGTCTGGGCGTGGCACTGATCATCATCACCCACAATCTTGGTATCGTCGCGCGCTATGCTGACAGGGTCAATGTCATGTACGCGGGCAGGATCATCGAGAGTGGAACTGCGCACGACATCTATCACCATCCCCACCATCCATACACGCTGGCGCTGCTGCGTTCGGTGCCGCGCATGGATCAGCCGCGCCGGGCTCGGCTCGATCCGGTGCAGGGACAGCCGCCCGACCTTTCGCGCCTCGGCCCCGGCTGCTCGTTCCAGCCGCGCTGCGGCTTCGCCGTTGCGCGCTGCGCCAGTCAGTCGCCTCCATTGGAGCAGGTCGATGGCGGCGATCACCTTGCCGCATGCTGGGAGGCGGGCACGGTGGCACGATCCCTGATGAGGTCGTCATGACCAACTTGGAATCAACCGGCGCGGTGCGGCAGAGCGCGGAAGCGGCTGCGCAGGCATCGGCCCTCGCGCAGGACGTCGCGCTCGAGCACAGGCGCCAATCGGAACGGCGCATCGCCTCGGCGCCGGCATTGGTCACGATTCGCGACCTGAAAATGCACTTTCCGGTGGCTGAGGGCGCTCTCTTCTCGAGCGTCGTCGCTCACGTGAGGGCTGTCGACGGAATCAGCTTCACCATCCGCAAAGGAGAGACGCTCGGATTGGTCGGCGAGTCGGGTTGCGGCAAGACGACCACGGGCCGGTGCATCCTGCGGCTCGAGCATCCGACCGGAGGCGAAATCCTGTTCGACGGCAAGAATCTGGTCGATCTCGATCAGAAATCGATGCGGGCGCTGCGGCAGAAGATCCAGGTCATTTTCCAGGATCCTTACAGCTCCCTCAATCCCCGCATGAAGATCGGGGAGATCATTTCCGAGCCGATGAAGGTGCATCGGACCGAGCCGAACAAGGCAGCGCGCGATGCGCGGGTCACGGAATTGCTCAGCCTGTGTGGCCTGGACCCCAAGTTTGCCGACCGCTATCCCCACGAAATGAGCGGCGGCCAACGCCAGCGCGTCGGCATCGCACGTGCCCTGTCGGTACGTCCGGAATTCATCATCTGCGACGAGGCGATCTCGGCACTGGATGTGTCGATTCAGGCGCAGATCATCAACCTGCTGGAGGACCTGCGGGACCAGTTCGGACTGACCTATCTGTTCATCGCGCACGATCTCAGCGTCGTCCGCCACCTGTGCCATCGCGTCGCAGTCATGTATCTCGGTAAGATCGTCGAACTGGCGGATTGCGACGAGTTGTACAGCAATCCTCTGCACCCCTATACTCA from Bradyrhizobium sp. AZCC 1693 encodes:
- a CDS encoding transposase; protein product: MPPPGSLNIDQVSRTFPARQGNVPTRALEPIDLSVGDNDFVTILGPSGCGKSTLLLLDGPMDGVSFLAWVEQMLAPTLRPGDIVVMDNLSAHKVASIRQAIEACGAELHYLPPYSPDLNPIENAFAKLKAHARKSAARTLDALDRAAASALRRFKSGECASLTPDTAWIERNLL
- a CDS encoding branched-chain amino acid ABC transporter permease — translated: MAEFFQFLMSGLTVGAVYALVALGFTLVYNASDVVNFAQGEFVMLGGMVTVFVTAAGVPLPLAALIAVVAAVAVGLLLYWLAIEPARGASAVTLIIITIGASILLRGAAQILFDKQFHKLPSFSGDTPVNLFGAAVQPQSFWVLGGTAVIVLLLYAFLERTVLGKAVLATAANRLAARLVGINTATVMALAFGGSAAIGAIAGILITPITLTSYDVGTLLALKGFAAAMLGGMGNPLGAVAGGLLLGLLEAFGAGYISSTYKDAFAFIVILVVLFAMPQGLFGRRVVERV
- a CDS encoding branched-chain amino acid ABC transporter permease, which produces MPAWFGHRSVTLIVLAAIVIVLPLLFPSSYYFRVASLVWVSAFAAIGLNILMGQAGQVSLGHAGFFGIGAYAVAIGPAHLGLPSWGALLIGAVISAASAWLVGRPILRLKGHYLAIATLGLGVLVALVITTESRWTGGPDGMSVAKLSLFGWRASGSSTWYWISGSVLVVGTWIALNLGETPTGRAFRALHDSEVAARVAGIDVARFKLQAFVIAAVYASLAGSMLAMMNGFINPDQAGFLHSVELVTMVVLGGLGSVVGSIIGAAVLITLPQVLTVFQEYEHVLLGLIIIVSMIFMRDGIVPTASKWLARRVRA
- a CDS encoding ABC transporter ATP-binding protein yields the protein MLEVSNLHSAYGRIEVLKGVSLEVRTGEVVALIGSNGAGKTTLLRALSGVQPISEGEIRFLGARIDKLPPHRRVERGMTQSPEGRQVFGPLSVEDNLRLGAYMRRDSEIEQDRERVFEMFPVLREKRHLAAGGLSGGQQQMLAIGRALMGKPKLLLLDEPSLGLSPILVDQILAAIVALKASGITVLLVEQNVTAALEIADRGYVLETGRIASTGAAAALLSDPKVKAAYLGAD
- a CDS encoding ABC transporter substrate-binding protein, with protein sequence MTQQQLNRRNFLNSLGITVGAAAATVPAIVPAVAQVDRPPKGNIPATPLKFGHMTFLTGPAAVLGEPSLKGHMLAAEEINAQGGILGKRKIETITADENAGTDANVKELRRMKLSEKIDMFTGVISSGNTPALGPVAEELGLLTIFVDGCTDFLWDKAVPNPKFAFRITNIQSADGVTCAVAAAQTWPTAKKIAHIHPDYSYGRNAFDHFMIAYKKLVPGAEVVSEAWPKLGTTDFTAHITKTMSSNPDLIMSSVWGGDYVALYKQALRYGMFNIAKFASTIAFGVAPHAIGKDHPEGVIAGVHSNYYFTFPPGNRWPANKTFVEKYFKRWNEYPNFQSDGAYHTLHMYRTAVEKANRLVGGWPDEEAIISQLEGMYFETAAGYLYIRPDNHQGYKDAVTGFSKNVAEYPFQILDPGRMITIPIRNITAPPNWPKPGTSHNDPTSTYNWIKETWPQVA
- a CDS encoding ABC transporter ATP-binding protein — translated: MTILAASNIGISFGGIKAIDGVSFAVDAGQILSIIGPNGAGKTTLFNVVSGLYEADQGRVELMGEDVTGRAPEALATLGLSRTFQNLQIFQRMTAAENVMVGRHLRERCHLLSDLFRLPSVTRQNRATREAALALLDSVGLRGSADQLAGSLPYGACKRLEIARALAAEPRVLLLDEPAAGCNAVETEEIDQLVRRVAAKGIAVVLVEHDMKLVMKISDRILVLERGRPLTEGTPREVRDNPAVLEAYLGKHGAGEAARA